From a single Sparus aurata chromosome 13, fSpaAur1.1, whole genome shotgun sequence genomic region:
- the castor2 gene encoding cytosolic arginine sensor for mTORC1 subunit 2 — translation MPVGTLHGSRHHHCECMCELLLCVLSVCCLCVLCVCCLCVVCVLSVCCLCVLCVAVPRPIIHPLSSPSNMFCVTSLDPDTLPSVATLLMDVMFYSGGSKDSAASSDDSTHIRFFSFSLIEGYISLVMDEQTTQRFPNNVLFTSASGELWKMVRIGGQPLGFDECGIVAQISEPLATADIPAYYISTFKFDHALVPEENIQSVIGALRTKSTTTQ, via the exons ATGCCGGTCGgaaccttgcatggcagccgccACCATCactgtgaatgtatgtgtgaattact gctctgtgtgttgtctgtgtgttgtctgtgtgtgctctgtgtgtgttgtctgtgtgttgtctgtgtgttgtctgtgtgttgtctgtgtgtgctctgtgttgCAGTGCCTCGGCCCATCATCCACCCGCTGTCCAGCCCCAGTAACATGTTCTGTGTGACCAGTCTGGACCCGGACACGCTGCCCTCTGTGGCCACGCTGCTCATGGACGTCATGTTCTACTCTGGAGG GTCCAAGGATTCTGCAGCGTCCAGCGACGACTCGACTCACATccgcttcttctccttctccctgatCGAAGGCTACATCTCTCTGGTGATGGACGAGCAGACCACTCAgag GTTTCCAAACAACGTCCTCTTCACCAGCGCTTCAGGTGAACTTTGGAAAATGGTTCGTATTGGAGGACAACCTTTAGGATTCG ACGAATGCGGCATCGTGGCCCAGATATCAGAACCTCTGGCAACTGCTGACATTCCAGCTTATTACATTAGTACCTTCAAGTTTGACCACGCACTG GTTCCTGAAGAAAACATCCAGAGCGTGATCGGAGCTCTGCGGACGAAGAGCACGACAACACAGTGA